Proteins encoded by one window of Paenibacillus urinalis:
- a CDS encoding helix-turn-helix transcriptional regulator, producing the protein MNNSNERKNEQAHHRLKFPAAELGQDEHKRTEFMLPDMNSTFRVFAAHYRTVDSDWSYPAHTHPFFEVNLVLSGSQRMKANGQPYLQQPGDLMLLIPGEEHESYAASAQGMTYYCIHFDVDEPAFRELLCARSGPFFDSGSELSKQIRPALDKLIMLTLDEAGVRVQSRMMILSALFELFGALSHVLSQEEHSTPSQINPTASYVASRLEQMVGDIENEDGDALAHDTVESIAQEVGYSTSSVNRMFSRAFGLSPRQYMSMLILKKAKLLLMDPDLSIEEISMKLGYKNIAHFSRQYKRWTDESPSQFRGRFHK; encoded by the coding sequence GTGAACAATAGCAACGAACGTAAAAATGAACAGGCCCATCATCGGCTCAAGTTTCCGGCGGCAGAGCTTGGTCAGGACGAGCACAAGCGTACGGAATTTATGCTGCCTGATATGAATTCTACATTTCGTGTCTTTGCTGCCCATTATCGCACCGTAGACTCCGATTGGAGCTACCCTGCTCACACACATCCCTTTTTCGAGGTGAATCTCGTTCTGTCGGGTTCACAGCGCATGAAGGCAAACGGGCAGCCTTACCTGCAGCAGCCTGGCGACTTGATGCTGCTCATTCCTGGTGAGGAGCATGAGAGCTATGCAGCTTCTGCACAGGGAATGACCTATTACTGTATTCATTTTGACGTGGATGAGCCTGCATTCAGAGAGCTGCTATGTGCCCGAAGCGGTCCTTTCTTTGATTCGGGAAGTGAACTCAGCAAGCAGATCCGGCCTGCACTGGACAAGCTTATTATGCTTACCCTGGATGAAGCGGGTGTGCGTGTACAATCACGAATGATGATCCTCTCGGCCTTGTTCGAGCTGTTTGGAGCACTCAGTCATGTACTGTCCCAGGAAGAACACAGTACGCCTTCACAGATTAACCCGACTGCATCTTATGTGGCCTCCAGACTGGAACAGATGGTAGGAGATATTGAGAATGAGGATGGGGATGCCTTGGCGCATGATACCGTGGAGTCCATCGCTCAGGAGGTTGGCTATAGCACATCGTCGGTGAATCGGATGTTTTCCCGTGCGTTTGGCTTATCGCCAAGACAGTATATGTCCATGTTAATTCTTAAGAAAGCCAAGCTGCTGCTAATGGATCCCGATCTGTCCATTGAGGAGATCTCGATGAAGCTGGGATATAAGAACATCGCTCACTTCAGCAGACAATATAAGCGGTGGACGGATGAATCACCGAGCCAGTTCCGGGGTAGATTTCATAAATAG
- the nfsA gene encoding oxygen-insensitive NADPH nitroreductase yields MNDTINLLMNHRSIRKYKNEPVTDEQLNTIIAAAQMASSSSNVQAYSVIAVTDPGLKNELASRAGNQAYIQECPVFLVWCADLYRLREAAASEAAGEETYEDTTENYTVATIDVALAAQNAAIAAESLGLGIVYIGGIRNQIAEVAELLGLPELVSPVFGMCLGVPDQEPLLRPRLPLPAVLHKNGYDHEETMVQVKEYDKTLSSYMQERSSGKQTATWSEMMAKRLTQPARLQLKPFLEDKGFMKR; encoded by the coding sequence GTGAATGATACGATTAACCTGTTAATGAATCATCGTTCGATCCGCAAATACAAAAATGAACCCGTCACCGATGAGCAGCTTAACACGATCATTGCTGCGGCTCAGATGGCTTCTTCATCCAGTAATGTGCAAGCCTACAGCGTTATCGCCGTCACAGATCCAGGCTTGAAAAATGAGCTGGCTTCCCGTGCCGGCAACCAGGCCTATATTCAGGAATGCCCAGTCTTCCTGGTCTGGTGCGCAGATCTGTACCGGCTTCGCGAAGCAGCCGCTTCGGAGGCAGCTGGCGAAGAGACTTATGAGGATACGACGGAGAATTATACGGTAGCGACGATTGACGTCGCGCTTGCCGCACAAAATGCAGCGATTGCAGCAGAGTCACTCGGTCTCGGTATCGTGTATATTGGAGGCATTCGCAATCAAATTGCCGAGGTTGCAGAGCTGCTGGGTCTGCCGGAGCTTGTATCCCCTGTGTTCGGTATGTGCCTTGGTGTTCCGGATCAAGAGCCTCTGCTTCGGCCGCGCCTGCCATTGCCTGCAGTGCTTCACAAGAACGGATATGACCATGAAGAGACTATGGTACAGGTCAAGGAATACGACAAGACACTATCGTCGTATATGCAGGAACGTTCCTCCGGTAAGCAGACTGCAACCTGGTCTGAAATGATGGCGAAGCGTCTGACTCAGCCTGCGCGGCTGCAGCTGAAGCCGTTCCTTGAAGATAAGGGCTTCATGAAGCGTTAA
- a CDS encoding glycoside hydrolase family 43 protein, with translation MATIQNPILTGFNPDPSICRAGDDYYIAVSTFEWFPGVGIYHSRDLKNWRLVSRPLNRLSQLNMMGNPDSGGIWAPALSYHDDKFWLIYTDVKVTEGQWKDSHNYLVTCDTIDGEWSEPIYLNSSGFDPSLFHDEDGKKYLVNMVWDQRIGHHPFYGIALQEYDPEQQKLVGKSEIIFKGTDIKLTEAPHLYKIDGTYFLLTAEGGTKYDHCSTLARSKNLRGPYEVHPENPLISSFAHPRNPLQKAGHSSIVHTHTDEWFLVHLTGRPLSREGQPLLDPRGYCPLGRETAIQRLEWRDGWPYVVGGNQPSLQIEGPNMEEVIWGPDFPEKDNFDSEVLNLHFQSLRIPLGSEIMSLTDRPGHLRLYGKESFSSKFTQAFIARRWQHFRFTAETKVAFNPTTFQQSAGLSNYYNTQNWTSCQITWNEEKGRILELVACDNFSFSQPLQGNEIVIPDEVEYVYLRVDVKYDVYEYSYSWDGEDWKTIPVQFQSHKLSDDYIQGGGFFTGAFVGMRSQDTSGQSLPADFDYFIYKSESIS, from the coding sequence ATGGCTACAATCCAGAACCCGATCTTGACGGGATTTAACCCGGACCCAAGCATTTGCCGTGCTGGGGATGACTATTATATTGCCGTATCAACGTTCGAGTGGTTCCCTGGTGTGGGAATCTATCATTCAAGAGATCTTAAGAATTGGAGACTTGTATCAAGACCCCTTAATCGCCTGAGCCAGCTGAATATGATGGGTAATCCCGACTCGGGCGGGATATGGGCACCAGCATTATCTTATCATGATGACAAGTTCTGGCTCATCTACACCGATGTCAAAGTGACAGAGGGACAGTGGAAGGATTCCCATAACTACTTGGTAACCTGTGACACGATTGACGGAGAATGGTCTGAGCCGATCTATCTGAACAGCTCCGGATTCGACCCTTCCTTGTTCCATGATGAGGATGGCAAGAAGTATCTGGTTAACATGGTATGGGATCAGCGGATCGGACATCATCCTTTTTATGGTATTGCGCTTCAAGAATATGATCCTGAGCAGCAGAAGCTCGTTGGCAAATCGGAGATCATTTTTAAGGGAACGGATATTAAGCTGACGGAAGCTCCGCATTTATATAAAATTGACGGCACTTACTTCCTGCTCACGGCAGAAGGCGGAACGAAGTATGATCACTGCTCGACACTTGCGCGTTCCAAAAACCTGCGTGGTCCTTATGAGGTGCATCCAGAGAACCCGCTTATATCTTCCTTTGCTCATCCGCGCAACCCTTTGCAGAAGGCAGGACATTCCTCGATCGTGCATACCCATACAGATGAATGGTTCCTGGTGCATCTGACCGGTAGACCACTCTCGAGAGAAGGACAACCGCTGCTTGATCCAAGAGGATACTGTCCGCTCGGCCGCGAAACGGCGATTCAGCGTCTCGAATGGAGAGATGGATGGCCTTACGTAGTCGGCGGCAACCAGCCTTCGCTTCAGATTGAAGGGCCGAATATGGAAGAGGTCATTTGGGGTCCGGACTTCCCGGAGAAGGACAATTTTGACAGCGAAGTGCTGAACCTGCATTTCCAAAGCCTGCGGATTCCGCTCGGAAGTGAGATTATGTCACTCACAGATCGTCCGGGACATTTAAGACTGTACGGCAAAGAGTCGTTCTCATCGAAGTTCACACAGGCATTTATCGCGAGACGCTGGCAGCACTTCCGGTTCACGGCAGAGACCAAGGTGGCATTTAATCCGACGACATTCCAGCAGTCTGCAGGACTCAGCAACTATTACAATACACAGAACTGGACTTCCTGCCAGATCACGTGGAACGAGGAGAAGGGAAGAATCCTCGAGCTGGTCGCTTGCGATAACTTCTCCTTCTCCCAGCCTTTGCAGGGGAATGAAATTGTCATTCCAGATGAGGTAGAATACGTATACCTGCGTGTAGATGTTAAATATGACGTTTATGAGTATTCCTATTCTTGGGATGGAGAGGACTGGAAGACCATTCCGGTGCAGTTCCAATCTCATAAGCTGTCTGATGATTACATTCAGGGCGGCGGCTTCTTCACAGGAGCGTTCGTCGGCATGCGCAGCCAGGATACCTCTGGACAGAGCCTGCCAGCTGATTTTGATTACTTTATCTATAAGAGTGAATCCATTTCATAA
- a CDS encoding RNA polymerase sigma factor: protein MTHLDSDHQILYKLMDEYGNDVWNYAYFLTGNRDHADEISQEVFIKVYQGLHTFRGDASRKTWLFTITRNTAFSYRRSRFFKQGLLGGRVSSLDYPVEGSSAAKYSTSTSPSAETEVLEQQYADAIWDIIMELPDKFREVLVLSLKYDMKIKEIAELLNVSEGTVKSRLSRAKLKAQKELRRLEE from the coding sequence GTGACGCACTTGGACTCAGATCATCAGATTTTATATAAACTCATGGACGAGTATGGCAACGACGTCTGGAATTACGCCTATTTTTTGACGGGGAACCGGGATCACGCAGATGAGATCTCCCAAGAGGTCTTTATTAAGGTCTATCAGGGGCTGCATACTTTTCGCGGAGACGCCTCTAGGAAGACATGGCTGTTTACGATTACAAGAAATACCGCTTTCTCCTATCGAAGATCCCGTTTCTTCAAGCAGGGCCTGCTTGGCGGCCGGGTCTCCTCATTGGATTATCCGGTGGAAGGCAGCAGCGCCGCAAAATACAGTACAAGCACCTCACCTTCTGCCGAGACAGAGGTATTGGAACAGCAGTACGCTGATGCGATATGGGACATCATTATGGAGCTTCCCGACAAATTCAGGGAGGTTCTTGTGCTCTCATTAAAATACGACATGAAAATAAAAGAGATCGCAGAGCTCCTGAACGTCTCGGAAGGCACCGTGAAATCCAGGCTGTCCCGCGCCAAACTGAAGGCGCAAAAAGAATTAAGGAGGCTCGAAGAATGA
- a CDS encoding metal-sensitive transcriptional regulator: MDDKKIAVEGENRVHCHDSHPGHQEEGVRHSHHSDEMKNILTTRLNRIEGQIRGIKGMIERDTYCDDVLTQIAAVQSALNGVGKLLLEGHMKSCVIDRIQAGEHEVIDELLVTVKKLMK; encoded by the coding sequence ATGGATGATAAGAAGATAGCTGTTGAAGGTGAGAACAGAGTGCATTGCCATGATTCCCATCCAGGCCATCAAGAGGAAGGAGTACGGCACAGCCATCACTCTGATGAAATGAAGAATATTCTGACAACCCGGCTTAACCGGATTGAAGGTCAAATTCGCGGTATAAAGGGCATGATTGAGAGAGATACCTATTGTGATGATGTGCTCACGCAAATTGCTGCTGTTCAATCTGCGCTTAACGGTGTCGGCAAGCTTCTGTTGGAGGGGCATATGAAGAGCTGTGTCATTGATCGAATCCAGGCGGGTGAGCATGAAGTGATTGACGAGCTGCTGGTGACGGTTAAGAAGCTTATGAAGTAG
- a CDS encoding heavy metal translocating P-type ATPase: MNSPSESSEKHTKLNITGMTCAACSTRIEKGLSRMEGVHSANVNLAIEQATVSYDPAVVQVSDLRSKVEALGYGTVVERIDLDITGMTCAACATRIEKGLSRIPGVTSASVNLALETAHVEYDGSEAAPQDLVRKVEQLGYGALLQNSKEDITAIRQKEMVRKKWKWIISAILSIPLLWAMVGHFSFTSWIYVPELFMNPWFQLLLATPVQFIIGFQFYKGAYAALRSKSANMDVLVALGTSAAYFYSLYLTISWTMEGGHHGAELYYETSAILITLVLVGKWFESVAKGRSSQAIRSLMELAPQSAMVIRDGQEISIPAADVVVSDLLIVKPGEKFPVDGIVERGSSSVDESMLSGESLPVDKQVGDNVTGATINKNGVLTVRATRVGSDTALAQIIKVVEEAQGSKAPIQRIADVISGIFVPIVVGIAMVTFVVWFFFVEQGQFAAALEKAIAVLVIACPCALGLATPTSIMAGSGRAAEYGILFKGGEHLERAQEIATVVLDKTGTVTEGKPKLTDVIIAEGRSEEELLSLVGAAEAASEHPLAGAIVTGIGERGIAVPEAEQFENVPGYGIKAMVQGHELLIGTRRLLAARKVDSSAAEKGMEELEATGKTAMLIAVDGVYAGTIAVADTIKNTSRAAVERLKAMGIQVIMMTGDNRRTAEAVAAEAGIDHVLAEVLPEGKAEEVKKLQASGQKVAMAGDGINDAPALATADTGMAMGTGTDVAMEAADVTLMRGDLNSIPDAILMSRRTMRNIKQNLFWALGYNVIGIPIAAAGFLAPWLAGAAMALSSISVVLNALRLQRIKL; the protein is encoded by the coding sequence ATGAATTCGCCTTCCGAAAGCAGTGAGAAGCATACAAAGTTAAATATTACAGGAATGACCTGTGCTGCCTGCTCTACCCGCATTGAGAAAGGACTATCGCGCATGGAGGGTGTACACAGTGCGAATGTGAATCTCGCTATAGAGCAAGCTACGGTGAGTTATGATCCGGCCGTCGTTCAAGTCAGTGATCTTAGAAGCAAGGTCGAAGCGCTCGGGTATGGAACGGTAGTGGAACGGATAGATCTGGACATTACAGGGATGACCTGCGCGGCATGTGCGACACGGATTGAAAAAGGGCTTAGCCGAATACCTGGCGTGACGAGTGCGAGTGTTAATCTTGCTTTGGAAACCGCCCACGTTGAATATGATGGGAGTGAGGCTGCTCCCCAGGATTTGGTCCGTAAGGTGGAACAGCTTGGCTATGGCGCGCTGCTGCAGAATTCGAAGGAAGACATCACGGCAATCAGACAGAAGGAAATGGTACGCAAGAAATGGAAATGGATCATATCTGCTATATTATCGATACCCTTATTGTGGGCTATGGTAGGCCATTTCTCGTTTACTTCATGGATTTATGTGCCTGAGCTGTTCATGAACCCTTGGTTTCAGCTTCTACTGGCAACACCGGTTCAGTTCATTATCGGTTTTCAGTTCTATAAAGGTGCCTATGCTGCTCTTCGCAGCAAGAGTGCGAACATGGATGTGCTCGTTGCCCTCGGTACCTCGGCGGCCTACTTCTACAGCTTGTATCTGACGATCAGCTGGACAATGGAAGGAGGGCACCACGGGGCCGAGCTGTATTACGAGACCAGTGCAATTCTGATTACCCTGGTGCTGGTGGGTAAATGGTTCGAAAGTGTAGCGAAAGGCCGCTCTTCCCAGGCCATCCGCAGTCTGATGGAGCTGGCACCGCAGTCAGCAATGGTCATACGTGACGGACAGGAGATAAGTATTCCGGCTGCAGATGTTGTTGTATCCGACCTGCTTATTGTGAAGCCTGGTGAGAAGTTTCCTGTAGATGGCATTGTTGAGAGAGGGAGCTCCTCTGTAGATGAATCCATGCTGAGCGGCGAGAGTCTGCCTGTAGATAAACAAGTGGGAGACAACGTAACGGGTGCGACGATTAATAAAAATGGCGTGCTTACAGTTAGAGCAACCCGAGTTGGCTCGGATACGGCACTTGCCCAGATTATTAAGGTGGTTGAAGAAGCACAGGGGTCCAAGGCACCGATTCAGCGAATCGCTGATGTCATCTCTGGAATCTTTGTTCCTATCGTTGTAGGGATTGCGATGGTGACCTTTGTGGTGTGGTTCTTCTTCGTGGAGCAGGGCCAATTCGCAGCGGCTCTGGAAAAAGCAATCGCTGTACTCGTTATTGCTTGCCCTTGTGCTCTCGGCTTAGCGACTCCGACCTCTATTATGGCAGGTTCGGGCCGGGCCGCCGAGTATGGCATTCTGTTTAAAGGCGGAGAGCACCTGGAGCGTGCTCAGGAGATCGCGACAGTTGTACTGGATAAGACCGGGACGGTGACAGAAGGAAAACCGAAGCTGACCGATGTAATCATTGCAGAGGGCCGCTCTGAAGAGGAGCTGCTGTCCCTTGTTGGAGCAGCAGAAGCAGCATCGGAGCACCCTTTGGCAGGTGCAATCGTTACAGGGATCGGGGAGCGAGGTATCGCTGTTCCGGAGGCTGAACAGTTTGAGAATGTGCCGGGCTACGGGATCAAGGCTATGGTACAAGGACATGAGCTGCTGATCGGTACACGGAGATTGCTTGCTGCACGCAAGGTGGATAGCTCGGCTGCTGAGAAAGGGATGGAGGAGCTTGAAGCTACTGGCAAGACGGCTATGCTCATCGCCGTAGATGGCGTCTATGCCGGAACCATTGCGGTAGCGGACACGATCAAGAACACATCCCGTGCTGCTGTTGAGCGGCTGAAGGCAATGGGGATCCAGGTTATCATGATGACCGGGGATAACCGGCGTACCGCTGAGGCGGTTGCTGCTGAGGCAGGGATCGACCATGTACTTGCCGAGGTGCTGCCGGAAGGAAAGGCGGAGGAGGTCAAGAAGCTTCAAGCCTCTGGCCAAAAAGTAGCGATGGCAGGTGATGGCATCAACGATGCACCGGCCTTGGCGACAGCAGATACCGGTATGGCCATGGGTACGGGTACGGATGTTGCCATGGAGGCAGCAGATGTCACGCTTATGCGCGGCGACCTGAACAGCATACCCGATGCAATTCTAATGAGCCGCAGAACGATGAGGAACATTAAGCAGAATCTATTCTGGGCACTGGGGTACAATGTCATTGGCATTCCGATTGCTGCAGCCGGATTTCTGGCTCCGTGGCTGGCAGGAGCGGCGATGGCGCTAAGCTCAATCTCTGTTGTGCTCAATGCCTTAAGACTTCAGCGGATTAAGCTGTAG
- a CDS encoding response regulator — protein MNKTRVLIVDDSAHARAAMESILSEEPLFDIVATASSGEEALVLTEEWMPDLILMDIRMPGMDGLETTRAIKQRYPYVIIVMVTVSDDVTHLFEALKQGAQGYLFKNLSSSTWLEYLKAVVSDEAPVNPELAYRILQEFPKTKKRDDGSTPLTTREREILNWVASGRTNREIADRLGISDQTVKNHLKNILQKLQLENRVQLTRYALEQGWIERDFQN, from the coding sequence ATGAACAAGACACGCGTACTTATTGTCGACGATTCAGCCCATGCCAGAGCTGCCATGGAGTCGATATTATCGGAGGAGCCGCTGTTTGATATTGTAGCTACCGCATCAAGCGGTGAAGAAGCACTGGTGTTGACCGAGGAATGGATGCCGGACCTCATCCTCATGGATATCCGCATGCCAGGAATGGACGGACTGGAGACAACACGGGCAATCAAGCAGCGCTACCCGTATGTGATCATCGTGATGGTAACGGTCTCCGATGATGTGACACATCTGTTCGAAGCACTCAAACAAGGAGCGCAAGGATACCTGTTCAAGAACTTGTCCTCCTCAACCTGGCTGGAATATCTAAAGGCTGTTGTCAGTGACGAAGCCCCGGTTAACCCGGAGCTGGCCTACCGCATATTGCAGGAGTTTCCGAAGACCAAGAAGAGAGACGATGGCAGCACACCGCTGACCACCCGAGAACGGGAAATTCTGAACTGGGTTGCCTCTGGCAGGACCAATCGGGAGATCGCCGACCGACTCGGGATTTCGGATCAGACGGTGAAGAATCATCTCAAAAATATTTTACAGAAGCTCCAGCTGGAGAATCGTGTCCAGCTCACGAGGTATGCCCTGGAGCAGGGCTGGATCGAGCGTGATTTTCAGAATTAA
- a CDS encoding DoxX family protein: protein MIPFYALIVSFIVLRCLGWAGWEYFDSWQPALQAASGIMLLLAASAHWGSKRGDLVRMVPSWVPQPEWVVTVTGLLEIAGAIGLVIPALSTLAAVCLVVLLVAMFPANMKAANERLTIGGRPVPTLPVRTVLQLVFIAAILLSAPGIV from the coding sequence ATGATACCGTTTTATGCTCTTATTGTTTCATTCATCGTCTTGAGATGTTTAGGATGGGCAGGGTGGGAGTACTTCGACAGCTGGCAGCCTGCCCTTCAGGCAGCATCCGGCATCATGCTTCTGCTCGCGGCTTCTGCCCATTGGGGGAGCAAGCGTGGCGATCTAGTGAGGATGGTGCCAAGCTGGGTGCCACAGCCGGAGTGGGTAGTGACAGTTACCGGATTGCTGGAAATCGCAGGTGCAATTGGACTCGTAATTCCCGCTCTCTCTACACTAGCGGCGGTTTGCTTGGTGGTACTCTTGGTCGCCATGTTCCCCGCCAACATGAAGGCTGCGAATGAGAGGCTAACGATTGGCGGGCGGCCCGTTCCAACACTGCCTGTCCGAACAGTGCTCCAGCTGGTGTTTATTGCCGCCATTCTTTTGTCCGCACCGGGAATAGTATAA
- a CDS encoding TetR/AcrR family transcriptional regulator, with protein sequence MKQEERKRQTVRNLLEATKELVREQGCQTIKMKDIMERSQLSKGAIFHYVKTKDEIFAMVLQEAVAETHARFEAEVEERGKTFDGPMSRIAESFPALEDGKNVTNQILMYLLGKEQEPAVAEVLQTFYEQTFRYSREWIVTGQQAGVIHDSVDANRMAELLVLISLGQRLRSSIPGIAPGLFRADDFTSLIQSMLKRD encoded by the coding sequence GTGAAGCAGGAGGAACGGAAACGACAAACGGTTAGGAATCTGCTGGAGGCAACGAAGGAGCTTGTGCGTGAGCAAGGGTGTCAGACGATTAAAATGAAGGACATCATGGAGCGTTCACAGTTATCCAAGGGGGCGATTTTCCATTATGTAAAAACGAAGGATGAAATTTTTGCAATGGTTCTCCAAGAGGCTGTGGCCGAAACACATGCCCGTTTTGAGGCTGAAGTGGAGGAGCGGGGGAAGACGTTTGATGGGCCGATGAGCCGCATAGCGGAAAGCTTTCCTGCACTCGAGGACGGAAAGAACGTAACAAATCAAATTCTGATGTATTTGCTGGGCAAGGAGCAGGAGCCGGCGGTTGCGGAGGTGCTGCAGACTTTTTATGAGCAGACATTCCGCTATTCCCGGGAGTGGATTGTAACTGGACAGCAGGCAGGTGTCATTCACGATTCGGTCGATGCCAACCGGATGGCAGAGCTGCTGGTTCTTATTTCGCTTGGCCAACGACTGCGGTCGTCTATTCCGGGAATTGCTCCGGGATTGTTCAGAGCGGATGATTTTACATCGTTGATCCAGAGCATGTTGAAAAGGGATTAG
- a CDS encoding DUF5317 domain-containing protein: MVYDGIILGLIVGLFRGGFKHGLMQFGQIKLRGGLIFPILLLIQFIIFRFQGNADWLAPVSGYFFMFLYIVGMFFLWVNRQNKGFLIILIGVFLNFIVMAVNGGRMPVSLEAAQVLGPYYTELLTSGDAVYKHYMLDASTRLSFLGDIIPLSSPYPRTQVISIGDVVMNLGIFLYIQSIMVPPKKDAEDQDLAPSLNTSN, from the coding sequence ATGGTCTATGACGGTATAATTCTAGGACTTATCGTAGGACTTTTCAGAGGCGGCTTTAAGCACGGTCTCATGCAGTTTGGACAGATCAAGCTACGAGGCGGATTAATTTTCCCGATATTGCTGCTTATTCAGTTTATCATTTTCCGTTTTCAAGGCAACGCAGATTGGCTTGCACCCGTTTCAGGTTATTTCTTTATGTTCCTCTACATTGTGGGGATGTTCTTCTTGTGGGTTAACCGTCAGAATAAGGGGTTTCTGATCATTCTGATCGGCGTATTCCTGAACTTTATCGTTATGGCTGTCAACGGTGGCCGTATGCCTGTCTCTTTAGAAGCAGCCCAAGTTCTCGGGCCTTACTATACAGAGCTTCTGACCAGCGGTGACGCTGTTTACAAGCATTACATGCTTGATGCCTCCACCCGCTTATCTTTTCTGGGAGATATTATCCCGCTCTCGAGTCCTTACCCTCGAACCCAAGTCATTAGTATCGGGGACGTGGTCATGAACCTGGGTATATTCCTGTACATCCAGAGTATTATGGTACCGCCGAAGAAGGATGCTGAAGATCAAGATCTCGCACCAAGTTTAAATACATCAAATTAA
- a CDS encoding copper ion binding protein translates to MSNVTLNVQGMSCNHCVKSVEGALESVGAKGTVDLASGTVKVEYDEQKVTVDQVKHAIEDQGYDVV, encoded by the coding sequence ATGAGTAACGTAACGTTGAATGTACAGGGTATGTCTTGTAACCATTGTGTGAAGTCTGTTGAAGGAGCACTCGAAAGCGTCGGAGCTAAGGGTACCGTGGATTTGGCCTCCGGTACAGTTAAGGTAGAATATGATGAACAAAAGGTAACAGTAGATCAAGTGAAGCATGCGATTGAAGATCAAGGCTATGACGTGGTTTAA
- a CDS encoding sensor histidine kinase, translating to MSYKQMKWMILFIPTITVGLWEYIRHQFLMPYLSMEAGNWLTPVIIYFISVTLLNKLFTIMEKSQAELEREKAAKSALEAREHLARELHDGIAQSLFLLSVQLDKAERKLTGTPNEGELQDVRKTVHEVHHYARQAIAQLRVPHSEENHADSPQQLLRQIEDMVADGRYVSRIQWKLSDEALTTKEHVELIACIREAILNIRKHANASTISITGTGNKEHWKVSITDDGIGYTGDPEQRKGRYGLRITRGRAEEMGWRFHFSNMEGHGTCMQIIKGEDAS from the coding sequence ATGAGCTATAAACAAATGAAATGGATGATCTTGTTCATCCCTACCATCACCGTTGGTTTGTGGGAATATATTCGTCACCAGTTTCTTATGCCCTATCTCTCCATGGAGGCAGGGAACTGGCTGACACCGGTTATTATATATTTCATCAGCGTTACTTTATTGAATAAATTGTTTACGATTATGGAGAAATCACAGGCCGAGCTGGAACGAGAGAAGGCAGCAAAATCTGCGCTGGAAGCCAGGGAGCATCTGGCACGAGAATTGCATGATGGCATAGCCCAGTCTTTGTTCCTGCTGTCTGTTCAGCTTGATAAAGCCGAACGTAAACTGACAGGCACTCCTAACGAAGGCGAACTGCAGGATGTTAGAAAAACCGTACACGAAGTGCATCACTATGCCAGACAAGCGATTGCCCAGCTGAGAGTTCCTCACAGCGAAGAGAACCATGCCGATTCACCTCAGCAGCTGCTCAGACAGATCGAGGATATGGTTGCAGACGGCAGATATGTTTCCCGTATTCAATGGAAGCTCTCGGATGAAGCGCTCACGACCAAAGAACATGTCGAGCTCATTGCCTGTATTCGGGAAGCTATTCTAAACATTCGCAAGCATGCCAATGCCAGCACAATCTCGATAACAGGAACAGGAAATAAGGAGCATTGGAAGGTGTCCATTACAGATGACGGAATTGGCTATACTGGCGATCCGGAGCAGCGCAAGGGCCGATACGGGCTTCGAATAACGAGAGGTCGTGCGGAGGAAATGGGCTGGAGATTTCACTTCAGCAACATGGAGGGCCACGGAACCTGCATGCAGATTATCAAAGGAGAGGACGCTTCATGA